A region from the Drosophila mauritiana strain mau12 chromosome 2L, ASM438214v1, whole genome shotgun sequence genome encodes:
- the LOC117146494 gene encoding uncharacterized protein LOC117146494: MRSLWLLLLVAFVGCGPCVSALRCYKCEDCDENTQLSEMEVCEGPLMSGNEQGTPANSGPIPSPAPSPSPAATNNTNSAPGPSSSDASEDEEDYESDESATIGIMPAGGGATGGATGGAAGGATGGAAGGAAGGAAGGAAAEEVVSEEEDEDEEEEEERRKRRSSARQVDLDVPIAFCYTVRLQLNESTITKRGCTTARKSNQTGGCDGLFENWTVAGCQMCQDDGCNQPIAIGSASRSNGPFWTLLAALTLMAFMTRHPIW, translated from the exons ATGCGCTCCTTGTGGCTTCTACTTCTAGTGGCTTTCGTTGGCTGTGGCCCATGTGTTTCAG CTTTGCGTTGCTACAAATGTGAAGACTGCGATGAAAATACGCAGCTAAGTGAAATGGAAGTGTGTGAGGGTCCACTGATGAGCGGCAATGAACAAGGCACACCCGCCAACTCTGGTCCGATACCAAGTCCTGCTCCTTCTCCATCACCTGCTGCAACCAATAATACAAATAGTGCTCCTGGCCCCTCCTCTTCCGATGCCAGCGAAGATGAAGAGGACTATGAAAGCGACGAATCGGCGACCATAGGCATCATGCCAGCAGGCGGAGGAGCAACTGGAGGAGCAACTGGAGgtgcagctggaggagcaactggtggagcagctggaggagcagctggaggagcagctggaggagcagcagcggaAGAAGTTGTCAGCGAAGAGGAGGACGaagatgaggaggaggaggaggagcgaCGCAAGCGGAGATCGAGTGCACGACAGGTCGATCTCGATGTGCCAATCGCCTTCTGCTACACAGTGAGGCTCCAAC TTAACGAATCGACGATCACCAAGAGGGGCTGCACCACCGCCAGGAAGAGCAATCAGACGGGTGGATGCGACGGGCTCTTCGAGAACTGGACTGTGGCCGGATGCCAGATGTGCCAGGACGATGGATGCAACCAACCGATCGCCATCGGATCAGCCAGTAGAAGCAATGGCCCATTCTGGACACTGCTGGCGGCACTCACGCTAATGGCATTTATGACCCGCCATCCGATATGGTAG
- the LOC117150665 gene encoding dentin sialophosphoprotein isoform X1, whose translation MRVITVNLLLMAICASSTLWPANALECYSCVGSECHVETVPTVTCTLDDVSAAFGLDTMTAFNPFKRSLLSVMPRAADDDSTTGSTTIEDSSTTASASTTDSSTALSTTNGDSSTSSLASSTSDSSTSDSSTASSTTNGDSSTSSLGSSTTDSSTSDSTTDSSTASSTTNGDSSTSSLASSTSDSSTSDSSAASSTTNGDSSTSSLGSSTTDSSTSDSTTDSSTASSTTNGDSSTSSLGSSTTDSSTSDSTTDSSTASSTTNGDSSTSSLGSSTSDSSTSDSTTDSTTASSTTNEDSSSSSLGSSTTDSSTSDSTTDSSTDSSTTNEDSSSSSLDSSTTDSSTSESSTVSSTTNGGSTATDSSSSESSTTSTTSSPPISTSPSPPTNYKIAACYSIYKDGVLNRGCVKVPEEESGCMAVRKELDITEDSADQCDICLTNRCNGSTSLKVSLGAMILLLAMGLKNVL comes from the exons ATGCGTGTGATCACAGTCAACCTTTTGCTGATGGCAATCTGTGCTAGCTCAACTCTTTGGCCAG CGAATGCCCTGGAATGCTACAGTTGCGTTGGAAGCGAGTGCCATGTGGAAACGGTTCCGACGGTTACTTGCACTCTAGATGATGTCTCTGCCGCTTTTGGCTTGGATACGATGACCGCCTTCAATCCGTTCAAGCGGTCTCTTCTTTCCGTGATGCCACGAGCTGCAGACGAC gactccacaacggGATCAACTACAATTGAGGATTCTTCAACAACTGCTTCAGCTTCTACAACAGATTCTTCAACAGCCTTATCCACCACAAATGGAGATTCTAGCACCAGTTCTTTGGCTTCTTCCACGTCAGATTCTTCAACCTCCGATTCATCGACCGCTTCCTCCACCACGAATGGAGATTCTAGCACCAGCTCTTTGGGTTCTTCCACGACAGATTCTTCAACCTCCGATTCTACAACAGATTCTTCGACTGCTTCCTCCACCACGAATGGAGATTCTAGCACCAGTTCTTTGGCTTCTTCCACGTCAGATTCTTCAACCTCCGATTCATCGGCCGCTTCCTCCACCACGAATGGAGATTCTAGCACCAGTTCTTTGGGTTCTTCCACGACAGATTCTTCAACCTCCGATTCTACAACGGATTCGTCGACTGCTTCCTCCACCACGAATGGAGATTCTAGCACCAGTTCTTTGGGTTCTTCCACGACAGATTCTTCAACCTCCGATTCTACAACAGATTCGTCGACTGCTTCCTCCACCACGAATGGAGATTCTAGCACCAGCTCTTTGGGCTCTTCCACGTCTGATTCTTCAACCTCCGATTCTACAACAGACTCAACGACTGCTTCCTCCACCACAAATGAAGATTCCAGCAGCAGTTCTTTGGGTTCCTCCACAACAGATTCTTCAACCTCCGATTCTACAACCGATTCGTCGACTGATTCCTCGACTACAAATGAAGATTCTAGCAGCAGCTCTTTGGATTCCTCCACTACAGATTCTTCAACTTCCGAATCTTCGACTGTTTCCTCCACCACAAATGGAGGTTCAACCGCCACAGATTCGTCGTCGTCCGAATCTTCCACCACTTCAACAACTTCTTCGCCGCCCATAAGCACTTCACCTTCTCCCCCAACAAATTACAAGATTGCGGCCTGTTACAGCATCTACAAGGACGGAG TGTTAAACCGTGGTTGTGTTAAGGTTCCCGAAGAAGAATCCGGCTGCATGGCTGTTCGAAAGGAGCTTGACATAACAGAAGACTCTGCCGATCAGTGCGATATCTGCTTGACGAATCGGTGCAATGGAAGCACTAGCCTGAAGGTTTCACTTGGCGCCATGATTCTTCTCTTGGCGATGGGACTTAAAAACGTGCTTTAA
- the LOC117150665 gene encoding osteocalcin 2 isoform X2 produces the protein MRVITVNLLLMAICASSTLWPANALECYSCVGSECHVETVPTVTCTLDDVSAAFGLDTMTAFNPFKRSLLSVMPRAADDDSTTGSTTIEDSSTTASASTTDSSTALSTTNGDSSTSSLASSTSDSSTSDSSTASSTTNGDSSTSSLGSSTTDSSTSDSTTDSSTASSTTNGDSSTSSLGSSTSDSSTSDSTTDSTTASSTTNEDSSSSSLGSSTTDSSTSDSTTDSSTDSSTTNEDSSSSSLDSSTTDSSTSESSTVSSTTNGGSTATDSSSSESSTTSTTSSPPISTSPSPPTNYKIAACYSIYKDGVLNRGCVKVPEEESGCMAVRKELDITEDSADQCDICLTNRCNGSTSLKVSLGAMILLLAMGLKNVL, from the exons ATGCGTGTGATCACAGTCAACCTTTTGCTGATGGCAATCTGTGCTAGCTCAACTCTTTGGCCAG CGAATGCCCTGGAATGCTACAGTTGCGTTGGAAGCGAGTGCCATGTGGAAACGGTTCCGACGGTTACTTGCACTCTAGATGATGTCTCTGCCGCTTTTGGCTTGGATACGATGACCGCCTTCAATCCGTTCAAGCGGTCTCTTCTTTCCGTGATGCCACGAGCTGCAGACGAC gactccacaacggGATCAACTACAATTGAGGATTCTTCAACAACTGCTTCAGCTTCTACAACAGATTCTTCAACAGCCTTATCCACCACAAATGGAGATTCTAGCACCAGTTCTTTGGCTTCTTCCACGTCAGATTCTTCAACCTCCGATTCATCGACCGCTTCCTCCACCACGAATGGAGATTCTAGCACCAGCTCTTTGGGTTCTTCCACGACAG ATTCTTCAACCTCCGATTCTACAACAGATTCGTCGACTGCTTCCTCCACCACGAATGGAGATTCTAGCACCAGCTCTTTGGGCTCTTCCACGTCTGATTCTTCAACCTCCGATTCTACAACAGACTCAACGACTGCTTCCTCCACCACAAATGAAGATTCCAGCAGCAGTTCTTTGGGTTCCTCCACAACAGATTCTTCAACCTCCGATTCTACAACCGATTCGTCGACTGATTCCTCGACTACAAATGAAGATTCTAGCAGCAGCTCTTTGGATTCCTCCACTACAGATTCTTCAACTTCCGAATCTTCGACTGTTTCCTCCACCACAAATGGAGGTTCAACCGCCACAGATTCGTCGTCGTCCGAATCTTCCACCACTTCAACAACTTCTTCGCCGCCCATAAGCACTTCACCTTCTCCCCCAACAAATTACAAGATTGCGGCCTGTTACAGCATCTACAAGGACGGAG TGTTAAACCGTGGTTGTGTTAAGGTTCCCGAAGAAGAATCCGGCTGCATGGCTGTTCGAAAGGAGCTTGACATAACAGAAGACTCTGCCGATCAGTGCGATATCTGCTTGACGAATCGGTGCAATGGAAGCACTAGCCTGAAGGTTTCACTTGGCGCCATGATTCTTCTCTTGGCGATGGGACTTAAAAACGTGCTTTAA
- the LOC117150630 gene encoding flocculation protein FLO11, whose amino-acid sequence MFRQSHIVLASSLLLLIAMPVIRADLMCYVCDNCAQLPKDAPLLACNEDFFNPGGSTEASTVTTTTTTEASTTTTQETTITPETTTVITSVQTDPPTTESTTTTVETTTSDPTTESTQSTESTEAPIPTPATAGPVQTTTGVPTPPAEDLSALSVTLNTTRLVPVNEEAETTTPISSLAIRQRRAVIDTEYTYHCYSVQVSVNGTMSTDRGCSRVSTMEGVCEQLKIQNNNTELANCNPCSMNACNGSSALHSSILATLLLAIVAFALQRN is encoded by the exons ATGTTCCGCCAAAGTCACATCGTTTTGGCCAGCTCTTTGCTGTTGCTAATCGCCATGCcag TAATTCGCGCCGATCTCATGTGCTATGTGTGCGATAATTGCGCCCAGCTGCCAAAGGATGCACCCCTGCTGGCGTGCAATGAGGATTTCTTTAATCCTGGCGGCAGTACAGAAGCCTCCACGGtaaccaccaccacaaccaccGAAGCGAGCACCACCACGACGCAGGAAACTACAATAACACCGGAAACAACCACTGTGATCACGAGTGTCCAAACGGATCCACCCACAACGGAGTCCACGACGACGACAGTGGAAACCACCACCAGCGATCCGACCACCGAGAGCACCCAGAGCACTGAGAGCACAGAGGCTCCGATACCCACGCCCGCAACCGCCGGACCCGTCCAAACGACCACCGGAGTGCCAACGCCACCAGCTGAGGATCTGTCCGCGCTGTCGGTGACCTTGAACACCACCCGTTTGGTGCCAGTGAATGAGGAAGCGGAGACCACCACGCCCATTTCATCGCTGGCCATCAGGCAACGCAGGGCGGTGATCGATACCGAGTACACCTACCACTGCTATTCCGTCCAGGTTTCAG TAAATGGCACCATGTCGACGGATCGCGGTTGCTCCCGGGTGAGCACCATGGAAGGTGTTTGCGAGCAGCTGAAGATCCAGAACAACAACACGGAGCTGGCCAACTGCAATCCGTGCAGTATGAACGCCTGCAACGGCAGCTCGGCGCTCCACAGCTCCATTCTGGCCACCCTGCTCCTGGCCATCGTGGCATTCGCCCTGCAGCGCAACTAG